Proteins encoded by one window of Pseudomonas sp. PSKL.D1:
- the ccoG gene encoding cytochrome c oxidase accessory protein CcoG, producing the protein MNDTIPALQIATPKQRVDNGIHTRSFSGVYRNLRIGFAGMLFVLFFGTAWLDWNGRQAVLWDLSTSQFHIFGATFWPQDFILLSGLLIIAAFGLFAITVYAGRVWCGYSCPQSVWTWLFMWCEKATEGERHQRIRLAAAPWSLNKVARRTLKHALWLAIGVATGLTFVGYFTPIRPLALELLSLELGGTALFWVLFFTAATYLNAGWLREAVCLHMCPYARFQSVMFDKDTLAVAYDPRRGEARGPRKKGSDARAQGLGDCIDCTLCVQVCPTGIDIRQGLQMACIGCAACIDACDNVMGKMGYPRGLIGYKSERSLQGGTTHWLRPRLLGYGVALLLMIGALVVALQLRPMVSLDVIKDRGLFRENAQGQIENIYLLKVINKTAHTQRYQVRLVAAEGYALQGRTALVIGAGEMAEVPVSVALLAERQASSAQPLTFEVQSLDQPANRSVAQSRFVAPVNR; encoded by the coding sequence ATGAACGACACCATCCCCGCCCTCCAGATCGCCACGCCCAAGCAGCGTGTCGACAACGGCATCCACACCCGCAGTTTCTCAGGTGTGTACCGCAACCTGCGCATCGGTTTCGCGGGCATGCTGTTCGTGCTGTTTTTCGGCACCGCATGGCTCGACTGGAACGGCCGCCAAGCTGTGCTTTGGGACCTGTCCACCAGCCAGTTTCATATTTTTGGCGCCACCTTCTGGCCGCAGGATTTCATCCTGCTTTCGGGCTTGCTGATCATCGCTGCCTTCGGCCTGTTTGCCATTACCGTGTATGCCGGCAGGGTGTGGTGCGGCTACAGTTGCCCGCAAAGCGTGTGGACCTGGCTGTTCATGTGGTGCGAAAAAGCCACGGAGGGCGAACGGCATCAACGCATCCGCCTCGCCGCCGCGCCCTGGAGCCTGAACAAAGTTGCACGCCGCACGCTCAAGCATGCCCTGTGGCTGGCCATTGGTGTTGCCACCGGCTTGACCTTCGTCGGCTACTTCACCCCGATCAGGCCGCTTGCCCTGGAACTGCTCAGCCTTGAGCTGGGCGGCACGGCCTTGTTCTGGGTGCTGTTCTTCACCGCTGCCACGTACCTCAATGCCGGCTGGCTGCGCGAAGCGGTGTGCCTGCACATGTGCCCCTATGCGCGCTTCCAGAGCGTCATGTTCGACAAGGACACCCTGGCCGTCGCCTACGACCCACGCCGGGGCGAGGCACGCGGCCCGCGCAAGAAAGGCAGCGATGCCCGTGCACAAGGCTTGGGCGACTGCATCGACTGCACCCTGTGCGTGCAGGTTTGCCCAACCGGCATCGACATCCGCCAGGGCCTGCAAATGGCCTGCATCGGCTGTGCAGCCTGCATCGATGCCTGCGACAACGTGATGGGCAAGATGGGTTACCCGCGCGGCCTGATCGGTTACAAGTCCGAGCGCAGCCTGCAAGGCGGCACTACCCACTGGCTGCGCCCTCGCCTGCTGGGTTATGGCGTGGCCTTGCTGCTGATGATCGGCGCGCTGGTGGTGGCGCTGCAACTGCGCCCGATGGTATCGCTGGACGTCATCAAGGATCGGGGCCTGTTCCGGGAGAACGCCCAAGGCCAGATCGAAAACATCTACCTGCTCAAGGTCATCAACAAGACCGCACACACCCAACGCTACCAAGTGCGCCTAGTGGCCGCCGAAGGCTATGCATTGCAGGGCCGCACCGCGCTGGTTATCGGGGCGGGCGAAATGGCCGAGGTGCCGGTGTCGGTGGCGCTGCTGGCCGAACGCCAGGCCAGCAGCGCACAACCGCTCACCTTCGAAGTCCAGAGCCTTGATCAACCGGCCAATCGCAGCGTGGCCCAGAGCCGCTTCGTGGCGCCGGTCAATCGCTGA
- a CDS encoding hydroxymethylglutaryl-CoA lyase has product MLLPVNVRLVEVGPRDGLQNEAQPISVADKVRLVDDLTEAGLAYIEVGSFVSPKWVPQMAGSAEVFAGIQQRSGVTYAALAPNLRGFEDALAAGVKEVAVFAAATEAFSQRNINCSVSESLQRFEPIMAAARSHGVRVRGYVSCVLGCPYEGKVRAEQVAPVAKALHEMGCYEVSLGDTIGTGTAGDTRRLFEVVSAVVPREQLAGHFHDTYGQALANVYASLLEGIAVFDSSVAGLGGCPYAKGATGNIATEDVVYLLQGLGIETGIDLNRLIGAGQRISDVLGRANGSRVARARNAR; this is encoded by the coding sequence ATGCTTTTGCCCGTTAACGTACGCCTGGTTGAAGTCGGCCCCCGCGATGGCCTGCAGAATGAAGCACAGCCCATCAGCGTCGCCGACAAGGTAAGGCTGGTCGATGACCTGACCGAGGCCGGGTTGGCCTACATCGAAGTCGGCAGCTTCGTTTCCCCCAAGTGGGTGCCGCAAATGGCCGGTTCAGCCGAAGTGTTCGCCGGCATCCAGCAACGCTCCGGGGTAACCTATGCCGCCCTGGCGCCCAACCTGCGTGGTTTTGAGGATGCGCTGGCCGCGGGCGTGAAGGAAGTGGCCGTTTTCGCCGCCGCCACCGAAGCGTTCTCGCAGCGCAACATTAATTGCTCGGTCAGCGAAAGCCTGCAGCGCTTCGAGCCGATCATGGCGGCTGCGCGCAGCCATGGCGTGCGCGTGCGTGGCTATGTCTCGTGCGTACTGGGTTGCCCCTATGAAGGCAAGGTGCGCGCCGAGCAGGTCGCCCCGGTGGCCAAGGCCCTGCATGAGATGGGCTGTTACGAGGTATCACTGGGCGACACCATCGGTACCGGCACGGCCGGTGATACGCGTCGGCTGTTCGAGGTGGTCTCGGCCGTGGTGCCACGGGAGCAGTTGGCGGGCCACTTCCATGACACGTACGGCCAGGCACTGGCCAATGTCTATGCCAGCCTGCTCGAAGGCATCGCGGTGTTCGACAGTTCGGTGGCCGGGCTGGGCGGCTGCCCTTATGCCAAGGGCGCCACGGGCAATATCGCCACGGAAGACGTGGTGTACCTGCTGCAGGGCCTGGGCATCGAAACCGGTATCGACCTGAACCGCCTGATTGGCGCGGGGCAGCGCATCAGTGACGTGCTGGGGCGTGCCAACGGCTCGCGAGTAGCCCGTGCGCGCAATGCGCGCTGA
- a CDS encoding MerR family transcriptional regulator, whose product MSSQTYSISDLSRELDITTRAIRFYEEQGLLSPERRGLERIYSARDKVSLKLILRGKRIGFSLAECRELIELYDPTSGNLKQLNSMLAKIAERRAQLEQQMLDIHQMQLELDTAQERCEQALAATLNNHSAP is encoded by the coding sequence ATGAGCAGCCAGACCTACAGCATCTCCGACCTCTCACGCGAGCTGGACATCACCACCCGCGCCATCCGTTTCTATGAGGAACAGGGCCTGCTCAGCCCGGAGCGCCGGGGCCTGGAGCGCATCTATTCTGCCCGGGACAAGGTCAGCCTGAAGCTGATCCTGCGTGGCAAGCGCATCGGATTCTCCCTGGCCGAATGCCGCGAGCTGATCGAGCTGTACGACCCCACCAGCGGCAACCTCAAGCAGCTCAACAGCATGTTGGCAAAAATCGCCGAACGCCGTGCCCAGCTTGAACAGCAAATGCTCGACATTCATCAGATGCAACTGGAACTGGACACCGCCCAGGAACGCTGCGAGCAAGCGCTGGCAGCAACGTTGAACAATCACTCCGCACCGTGA
- a CDS encoding IS110 family transposase: protein MSVWVGLDIGSRTSIAGVRKDGRPAGQWDIAQTPAGRKAAVKKLLALKPKSIVMEATGIYYLDLALELHAADLPVSVINPKSFHNFAKLMLVNSKTDAIDAQLLSEYGERMTPRLWTPPNPVQLELRALGRHINRLVGHRTRAKNELHALQATATTVSMLIEDQEEAIVSLDNRIERFRKAGRELIAQCPTLTRQYKQLLAGPGMGEVSALAALAELTTLPQMLKSSQVARHAGLDVRQTQSGTSIDKPGRLGKSGNAYLRAAMYMPALTAVRCDPYARAFYESLVNRGKKKMQAIAAVMRKYLTGIWACMRGDEPFDTAKLFSAEHLRKA from the coding sequence ATGAGTGTCTGGGTTGGTCTCGATATCGGCTCACGTACTTCGATCGCCGGGGTGCGCAAAGATGGGCGTCCTGCCGGTCAGTGGGATATCGCTCAAACACCGGCAGGCCGTAAGGCTGCAGTAAAAAAGCTGCTGGCACTCAAGCCCAAGTCGATCGTGATGGAGGCGACCGGGATCTATTACTTGGACTTGGCCCTTGAGCTACATGCGGCCGATCTCCCTGTTTCAGTGATCAACCCCAAGAGCTTCCACAATTTCGCCAAACTGATGCTGGTGAACAGCAAGACCGATGCAATAGATGCTCAACTGCTGTCCGAGTACGGCGAGCGTATGACACCACGCTTGTGGACACCCCCAAACCCTGTGCAGCTTGAGCTGCGAGCTCTGGGTCGACATATCAATCGATTGGTGGGACACCGCACCAGGGCAAAAAACGAGCTGCATGCATTACAGGCAACGGCTACGACCGTGTCGATGCTGATCGAGGATCAAGAGGAAGCGATTGTTTCACTGGATAATCGAATTGAGCGCTTCCGTAAGGCAGGTCGCGAGCTGATCGCCCAGTGTCCGACGCTTACTCGGCAGTACAAGCAGCTACTTGCAGGTCCCGGGATGGGAGAAGTCTCGGCACTTGCTGCACTCGCTGAACTGACCACCCTTCCTCAAATGCTCAAGTCCTCGCAGGTAGCTCGCCACGCGGGACTCGATGTTCGACAGACACAATCGGGGACGAGCATTGATAAGCCCGGCAGACTCGGCAAAAGTGGGAATGCGTACCTGCGGGCAGCCATGTACATGCCTGCCTTGACCGCGGTGCGCTGCGACCCTTATGCGAGGGCTTTTTACGAGTCGCTGGTCAACAGGGGCAAGAAGAAAATGCAGGCCATCGCTGCCGTCATGCGTAAGTACCTGACAGGCATCTGGGCATGCATGCGTGGAGATGAGCCATTTGATACGGCCAAGCTTTTCAGCGCTGAACACCTGAGAAAAGCTTGA
- a CDS encoding helix-turn-helix domain-containing protein yields MKSTLQGVPLFQLYGENQAWPGTDLLHCESIPARSRLHHWEIRPHQHADLFQLLYVQRGHAEVEIEGVRSTLDEAAIQVVPPLTVHGFRFSADIQGHVLTFGTALVTELEQRLGTPLGVLTNAACYPLGSDRLHLRCLIDTLQQEYQGNAPARATLLEALVTALMVWISRQQPGQAPRNRDERDRQLLGQFLRLVEAHYREHLPVETFAERLKVPSLQLNQLCRALSGQTALQVIHQRLLLEARRNLVYTRMSIGQLSDSLGFSDPTYFARFFKRLSGQTPNGYRRSVLGR; encoded by the coding sequence ATGAAATCCACGCTCCAAGGCGTCCCGTTGTTCCAGCTATATGGTGAAAACCAGGCCTGGCCCGGCACCGACTTGCTGCACTGTGAGTCGATACCGGCACGCAGCCGCCTGCACCACTGGGAGATCAGGCCGCACCAGCATGCGGACCTGTTCCAGCTGTTGTATGTGCAGCGCGGCCACGCTGAGGTGGAAATCGAAGGGGTACGCAGCACGCTGGATGAAGCAGCGATACAGGTAGTGCCGCCGCTGACCGTGCACGGCTTTCGCTTCAGCGCCGACATCCAGGGGCATGTGCTGACGTTCGGCACCGCGCTGGTGACCGAACTCGAACAGCGCCTGGGTACGCCGCTGGGTGTGCTGACCAACGCAGCCTGTTACCCGCTCGGCAGTGATCGCCTGCACCTGCGCTGCCTGATCGACACGTTGCAGCAGGAGTACCAGGGTAACGCGCCAGCGCGCGCTACCTTGCTCGAAGCGTTGGTGACCGCGCTGATGGTGTGGATCAGCCGCCAGCAGCCGGGCCAGGCGCCACGCAACCGCGATGAGCGTGATCGCCAGTTGCTCGGGCAGTTTCTGCGCCTGGTCGAAGCGCATTACCGCGAGCACCTGCCGGTGGAAACCTTTGCCGAGCGGCTCAAGGTGCCCAGCCTGCAGTTGAACCAGCTGTGCCGGGCACTCAGTGGGCAAACCGCGTTGCAGGTGATCCATCAGCGGCTGCTGCTGGAGGCGCGGCGTAACCTGGTTTACACGCGCATGAGCATCGGACAGCTTTCCGACAGCCTGGGGTTCAGTGACCCAACCTATTTTGCGCGGTTCTTCAAGCGGCTGAGTGGGCAAACGCCCAATGGGTATCGGCGATCGGTGCTGGGGCGGTAG
- the pobA gene encoding 4-hydroxybenzoate 3-monooxygenase, producing MKTQVAIIGAGPSGLLLGQLLHKAGIDTVILERQTPEYVLGRIRAGVLEQGTVDLLREAGVAERMDQEGLVHEGVELLVGGRRQRLDLKGLTGGKTVMVYGQTEVTRDLMQARQASGAPIIYSASNVRPHDLKGERPYLTYEKDGQQQRLDCDYIAGCDGFHGIARQSIPDGVLKHYERVYPFGWLGLLADTPPVNHELIYAHHRRGFVLCSQRSQTRSRYYLQVPLEERVENWPDERFWDELKARLPDDVATRLVTGPSLEKSIAPLRSLVVEPMQYGHLFLVGDAAHIVPPTGAKGLNLAASDVNYLYRILVKVYREGRTDLLQQYSPLALRRVWKGERFSWFMTQLLHDFGEHKDAWDQKMQEADREYFLSSTAGLTNIAENYVGLPFEEVI from the coding sequence ATGAAGACTCAGGTTGCAATCATCGGCGCCGGCCCGTCTGGCCTGCTGCTGGGCCAGTTGCTGCACAAGGCTGGCATCGACACCGTGATCCTCGAGCGGCAGACGCCTGAGTACGTCCTTGGCCGTATTCGCGCCGGCGTGCTTGAGCAAGGCACGGTCGACCTGCTGCGCGAAGCCGGTGTAGCCGAGCGTATGGACCAGGAAGGGCTCGTGCATGAAGGTGTCGAGCTGCTGGTGGGGGGGCGTCGCCAGCGCCTGGACCTTAAAGGCCTGACCGGTGGCAAAACCGTGATGGTGTATGGCCAGACCGAAGTCACCCGTGACCTGATGCAGGCACGCCAGGCCAGCGGTGCACCGATCATCTATTCGGCCAGCAACGTGCGCCCCCACGACCTCAAAGGTGAACGGCCCTACCTGACCTATGAAAAGGATGGCCAGCAGCAGCGCCTGGACTGCGACTACATCGCTGGCTGTGACGGCTTCCACGGCATCGCCCGGCAGAGCATCCCCGACGGCGTGCTCAAGCACTATGAACGGGTGTACCCGTTCGGCTGGTTGGGCCTGCTGGCCGATACCCCGCCGGTCAACCATGAGCTGATCTACGCCCACCACAGGCGCGGTTTCGTACTGTGCAGCCAGCGCTCGCAGACGCGCAGCCGCTACTACCTGCAAGTGCCGCTGGAGGAACGGGTGGAAAACTGGCCCGACGAGCGCTTCTGGGATGAGCTGAAGGCGCGCTTGCCGGACGATGTCGCCACACGCCTGGTCACCGGCCCATCACTGGAAAAAAGCATTGCCCCGCTGCGTAGCCTGGTGGTCGAGCCCATGCAGTACGGGCACCTGTTCCTGGTGGGTGACGCTGCGCACATCGTGCCGCCCACCGGCGCGAAGGGGCTGAACCTGGCGGCCTCCGACGTCAACTACCTGTACCGCATCCTGGTCAAGGTCTACCGCGAAGGGCGCACCGACCTGTTGCAGCAGTATTCGCCGCTGGCATTGCGTCGCGTGTGGAAAGGGGAGCGCTTCAGCTGGTTCATGACCCAGTTGCTGCACGACTTTGGCGAACACAAGGATGCCTGGGACCAGAAGATGCAGGAAGCCGACCGGGAGTATTTCCTGTCGTCGACGGCTGGGCTTACGAACATCGCCGAGAACTATGTCGGGTTGCCCTTCGAAGAAGTGATTTAG
- the xthA gene encoding exodeoxyribonuclease III, which yields MKIVCFNINGLRARPHQLAALIDKHQPDVIGLQETKVSDDQFPLADVQALGYHVHYHGQKGHYGVALLSRQAPLSLFKGFATDEEDAQRRFIWGTFADADGTPITIMNGYFPQGESRDHPTKFPAKQRFYTDLQALLETQFKTDQPLLVMGDMNISPQDCDIGIGPDNAKRWLKTGKCSFLPEEREWMERLKGWGLVDSFRHLHPEVADRFSWFDYRSRGFEDEPKRGLRIDLIMASQALVPRIKAAGVDYELRGMEKPSDHAPIWLELS from the coding sequence ATGAAGATTGTCTGTTTCAACATCAACGGCCTGCGGGCGCGCCCGCACCAGCTGGCGGCGCTGATCGACAAGCACCAGCCAGACGTCATCGGCCTGCAGGAAACCAAAGTCAGCGACGATCAGTTCCCGTTGGCCGACGTCCAGGCGCTGGGCTACCACGTGCACTACCACGGCCAGAAGGGCCACTACGGCGTCGCCCTGCTGTCGCGCCAGGCGCCATTGAGCCTGTTCAAAGGCTTTGCAACCGACGAAGAAGACGCCCAGCGGCGCTTCATCTGGGGCACCTTCGCCGATGCCGACGGCACGCCGATTACCATCATGAACGGCTACTTCCCGCAGGGCGAAAGCCGCGACCACCCCACCAAGTTCCCCGCCAAGCAGCGCTTCTACACCGACCTGCAGGCCCTGCTGGAAACCCAGTTCAAGACCGACCAGCCGCTGCTGGTGATGGGCGACATGAACATCTCGCCCCAGGACTGCGACATCGGCATTGGCCCGGACAACGCCAAGCGCTGGCTGAAAACCGGCAAGTGCAGCTTCCTGCCGGAAGAGCGCGAATGGATGGAGCGCCTCAAGGGCTGGGGCCTGGTGGACAGCTTCCGCCACCTGCACCCGGAGGTGGCAGACCGCTTCAGCTGGTTCGACTACCGCAGCCGCGGCTTCGAGGACGAGCCCAAGCGCGGCCTGCGCATCGACCTGATCATGGCCTCCCAGGCACTGGTACCTCGCATCAAGGCCGCCGGGGTGGATTACGAACTGCGCGGCATGGAAAAGCCTTCAGACCATGCGCCCATCTGGCTGGAACTGAGCTGA
- a CDS encoding GNAT family N-acetyltransferase — MPEAATAAQARICSLDDGYSREARSLLYNAYRHEPTFAYIFEAQRPGYERRLRVMVREWVRQHFYLQLPAIGLLLDDRLIALALIVPPQRRLGVADSWAWRLRMWLGTGQRCTRRYMDYQAALASCLPSGQVHMLPLLGVHPQFRGQHYGEQLLQAVHDWCAEDPNTQGVVLDSGNEHYLAFYQRQGYEEIGEVAVGPIRERVFFHPNPTSSMPTIA, encoded by the coding sequence ATGCCCGAAGCCGCCACTGCCGCCCAGGCCCGTATCTGCTCGCTCGATGACGGCTACAGCCGTGAGGCGCGCTCTTTGCTGTACAACGCTTACCGCCACGAGCCCACCTTCGCCTACATTTTCGAAGCCCAGCGCCCCGGTTATGAACGGCGCTTGCGCGTGATGGTGCGCGAGTGGGTGCGTCAGCACTTCTACCTGCAACTGCCCGCCATCGGCCTGCTGCTGGACGATCGCCTGATTGCGTTGGCGCTGATCGTGCCGCCGCAGCGGCGGCTCGGGGTGGCCGACAGCTGGGCCTGGCGCCTGCGCATGTGGCTGGGCACCGGCCAGCGCTGCACCCGGCGCTACATGGACTATCAGGCCGCATTGGCCAGCTGCCTGCCCAGTGGCCAGGTGCACATGCTGCCACTGCTGGGCGTACACCCGCAGTTTCGTGGCCAGCATTACGGCGAGCAGTTGTTGCAAGCGGTGCACGACTGGTGCGCCGAAGACCCGAACACCCAAGGCGTGGTGCTGGACTCGGGCAACGAGCACTACCTGGCGTTTTACCAGCGTCAGGGCTATGAGGAAATCGGCGAGGTAGCTGTAGGGCCAATCCGCGAAAGGGTGTTCTTTCACCCGAACCCGACGTCGTCGATGCCGACAATTGCCTGA
- a CDS encoding autotransporter assembly complex protein TamA, translated as MTYSGRLSWGLVFWAASFAAWGQSELLVQVKPANKALKANVEGYIGTLGDRDEEALLRFSRGAQEQTRKAAQALGYYQAQIDTEVKPPTKADQPPQLIIHIEPGEPVRLRNVSVRIEGPASEMKAFRVPDSKALRAGEPLNHGLYEDAKRLIQNQASRYGFFSGRFSRQRLAVDPQAGVADIELVYQSGPRYRLGAVKFSGDTPLDEDLLQRMVSFKPGTPYDSELVAELNNDLQSSGYFEGVRVDAAPTAAVAEEVPVDVHLDTRKPRTMGLGLGFSTDVGPRGKANWTRHWVNPQGHSYGWETELSAPRQNVGLWYDIPLDPPLTDKLRFAGGYQNEEIAGTDTLSKLLTVGPEWHSKLPSGWQRVISLKYQREEYRLGDDSGLSNLLMPGVSFSYLRSDNRIDPHNGYRLQFDTQVAKEGLVSDTNLLHGNVLLKGLTTLGHNHRFLGRVQFGGSATNGYKNNIPPSLRFFAGGDQSVRGYDYQTLSPKNSDGDRIGGRYLVAGSVEYQYSLTEKWRVATFVDQGNAFNTLELPSLKTGVGFGVRWVSPVGPLRLDLAKALDDDGGIRLHFSMGPEL; from the coding sequence ATGACGTATTCAGGAAGATTAAGCTGGGGCCTGGTTTTCTGGGCCGCCAGTTTCGCAGCATGGGGCCAGAGCGAGTTGCTGGTGCAGGTAAAACCGGCCAACAAAGCGCTCAAGGCGAATGTCGAAGGTTACATCGGCACCCTGGGGGACCGCGACGAAGAAGCGCTGCTGCGCTTCAGCCGCGGGGCGCAGGAGCAGACGCGCAAGGCCGCGCAGGCACTTGGCTATTACCAGGCGCAGATCGACACCGAGGTCAAACCGCCCACCAAGGCCGACCAACCCCCGCAACTGATCATTCACATCGAACCCGGCGAGCCGGTGCGCCTGCGCAACGTGAGCGTGCGTATCGAAGGCCCGGCCAGCGAAATGAAAGCCTTTCGCGTGCCTGACAGCAAAGCCTTGCGGGCCGGCGAGCCCCTCAACCATGGGCTCTACGAAGATGCCAAGCGGCTGATCCAGAACCAGGCGTCGCGGTACGGCTTCTTCAGCGGACGCTTCAGCCGCCAGCGCCTGGCCGTGGACCCCCAGGCCGGTGTGGCCGACATCGAGCTGGTTTACCAAAGCGGCCCACGCTACCGGCTGGGCGCCGTGAAGTTCAGTGGCGACACACCGCTGGACGAGGACCTGCTGCAACGCATGGTCTCGTTCAAGCCGGGTACTCCGTATGATTCAGAGCTGGTTGCCGAACTCAACAACGACCTGCAATCCAGCGGCTATTTCGAAGGCGTGCGGGTGGATGCCGCACCCACTGCCGCCGTGGCCGAAGAAGTGCCGGTGGATGTGCACCTCGACACCCGCAAACCCCGCACCATGGGTTTGGGCCTTGGCTTTTCCACCGACGTCGGCCCGCGTGGCAAGGCCAACTGGACCCGCCACTGGGTCAACCCCCAGGGCCACAGCTACGGTTGGGAAACCGAACTGTCCGCCCCCCGGCAAAACGTCGGCCTGTGGTACGACATACCCCTCGATCCGCCGCTCACCGACAAGCTGCGTTTTGCCGGCGGTTATCAAAACGAAGAAATCGCTGGCACCGATACCCTCAGCAAGCTGCTCACCGTCGGCCCGGAATGGCACAGCAAGCTGCCCAGCGGCTGGCAGCGGGTGATCTCGCTCAAGTACCAGCGTGAAGAATACCGGTTGGGGGATGACTCTGGCCTGAGCAACCTGTTGATGCCGGGCGTGAGTTTTTCGTACCTGCGCAGTGACAACCGCATCGACCCGCACAATGGCTACCGCTTGCAGTTCGATACCCAGGTGGCCAAGGAAGGGCTGGTGTCGGACACCAACCTGCTGCACGGCAACGTGCTGCTCAAAGGCCTCACCACCCTGGGGCACAACCACCGCTTTTTGGGGCGTGTGCAGTTCGGCGGCAGCGCCACTAACGGCTACAAGAACAACATCCCGCCCTCGCTGCGCTTCTTTGCCGGTGGCGATCAGAGCGTGCGCGGGTACGACTACCAGACGCTGTCACCCAAGAACAGCGACGGTGACCGCATCGGTGGCCGTTACCTGGTGGCGGGCAGTGTCGAGTACCAGTACTCACTGACCGAGAAGTGGCGGGTGGCAACCTTTGTCGACCAGGGCAACGCCTTCAACACCCTTGAGCTGCCGAGCCTTAAAACCGGTGTCGGCTTCGGTGTGCGCTGGGTATCGCCGGTCGGGCCACTGCGCCTGGACCTGGCCAAAGCGCTTGATGACGACGGCGGTATTCGCCTGCACTTCTCCATGGGGCCCGAGCTGTGA